In Lodderomyces elongisporus chromosome 1, complete sequence, the DNA window TCAGTATCTAAAaccctttttttatattttggAAGGGAATCATAGTCATGTACATCAATAAGAAATAATTCCTTTGTCAAGTCGTAAAGATCAAACTTCAACACAATCCTGACAGCCATATCATATGGGACCCATACACCTCTAACAGCAGAATTTTCGTGGTTTTCAAGATTGAGAATCCTGGGTTGGTTAttgctactactactactactactactattactgttgttgttgtagtggTAGTTGCTGCTATTGTTGAAAATGGTggtgttattgttattgctatGGTTATGGTTATGATTATGGTTATTATTGCtaatgttgttgtgattATGTGTAATGgcattgttattattgtgCGACAGCGAAATACTGGCTTCTAGGCTCGACAAAACACTATTCTTGAGGAAATTGTTTGCCTGCTGTTTCGAAAGTATTTTGAGTTCCTGAAGAATGTTGATTAGCTGACTAACGTTGACATACGAATCTTGTACCCTTCTTAGTACGAAAATCTCTGTTACATTACCAGTGATAGTGGTAATATTGGTATCAGTGTTCTCAAGATTTTCCAAAGATTCACCAAGCCGGATGGTCAATTGAATCATCTTTGTGCCCGCATGGACAGCAGAGTTCACTTCTGTCGAGTACATTGCATTGATATGAGTATCATTCAACCGTTGTTGAATGGAGTTGGTTGTTAAATCTCCAATGTTCAAAGGCGAGTccattttttaatattttgaTCTTTCCAGGGTTGGTACTGTTTTAGATGGAAAAGGTTTTTAAACTGAATTAATCAACCgtagaagaaataaaaacaacaacaacaacaacgataacaacaacaaagaaaagaaaaataggaaaaaaaaaacacaagcTTGATTGATACTTTGTTCAAGGTGAATgctcaaaaagaaaaacactaATTAATCCTTGtatacttttcttttttttttcctttttgaatTAAGTGGATTTCATGAGATTCCGGGAGGGTGTGCgggagagaaaaaaataacgcGTCTAAGATaggcaaaaaaacagaacTGAATTTCTAGTTAGCGCCGCAGTAAGCAGTCATAGTAACAACGAGATGCTTCAAAGCGTGAATTTACCACTATCTTGTATAACTTAACTCAAGAGCACACCACATCGTTGCCAGCCCTCTTgcttttttatctttttatctttttttagtttttcttttttattttatttttatttttgtgaaagaaaaacttcCACTGTTTACAAGATTTCCAGTTAAACACTGAACGGAAAGAAGCAAAGGTATTTTATACTGAGCAAAGATTCGTTATGGACTATTCTGATAGAGTCAACTCTAAAAAGGGTGCAGGAGGAATTGCGAGCAAAGAGGATGCCAACATCAGCACCAAGAGAAGGGTAAAGGAACTTTTAGCCACCCACGTCTTGGACTTGGATAATGACCCTTATGTGTTTCGAAACCATGTGGGTTTATTGGAATGCAAGCTTTGTCTCACGACACACAACAATGAAGCCTCATACATATCCCATTTAGGAGGTAGAAAGCATCATTTGAACTTGGAGAGGAGACGAATATTAGACGAGAGGCAACgcaagcagcagcagcacgAACAGAAAATTGGCGAACAGCTATCCATAAGTAGAGTCGAGAAGCGAAGTTGGAAAAAGATTGGTCAGCCTGAATTTAAAGTGGTTAAAATACAGCATCCAGAGACTTTGAAGCTAGGTTTTCTAGTATCT includes these proteins:
- the sap62 gene encoding CWF complex protein sap62 (BUSCO:EOG092653YS), whose translation is MDYSDRVNSKKGAGGIASKEDANISTKRRVKELLATHVLDLDNDPYVFRNHVGLLECKLCLTTHNNEASYISHLGGRKHHLNLERRRILDERQRKQQQHEQKIGEQLSISRVEKRSWKKIGQPEFKVVKIQHPETLKLGFLVSAKFPNIVATNEPLHRFMSYFELSSRNQNSIAKYVASKIPPSEDLNEKEEHENQVLVISAEPYENIAIVLPNDLEIDKPQDEGTMSDTFWWFWDNDTKEYILQLFFK